A single genomic interval of Sulfurimonas sp. C5 harbors:
- the cbiB gene encoding adenosylcobinamide-phosphate synthase CbiB: MSFTTNFFITLFAYLIDNKFGEFSFIKHPVILIGDLISFSEKKLYKDSVFSGLILVLVVLSVSSFISFTIEHYLNHFNIYIHIIISSFLASMFIAHKMLRDSVHKIIILQTLREKRQAIAMLVSRDTQNLSENEINKAAIETYAENLSDGVIAPMFYLLFFGLPGIIIYKTINTMDSMIGYRNERYEKFGKIAARLDDIANFIPARITALGITLLCKKGVDFSYLKYAKLHESPNAGFPITAMALCLNVKLGGDTSYFGKVKKKPFFGNGKSEITQEDIKKMLHISD; this comes from the coding sequence ATGAGCTTCACGACTAATTTTTTTATCACTCTTTTTGCTTATCTGATTGATAACAAGTTTGGAGAATTCAGCTTTATAAAACACCCTGTTATTCTTATTGGTGACCTCATCAGTTTTAGTGAAAAAAAACTTTATAAAGACTCTGTTTTCTCAGGTTTAATTCTTGTGTTAGTTGTTCTAAGTGTTAGCAGTTTTATCAGCTTCACTATTGAACACTATCTCAATCATTTTAATATCTATATCCACATTATTATTAGTTCATTTTTAGCTTCAATGTTTATTGCACACAAAATGTTAAGAGATTCCGTTCATAAGATCATAATTCTGCAAACCTTAAGGGAAAAACGTCAAGCGATTGCAATGTTAGTTTCACGCGATACACAAAATCTCAGTGAAAATGAGATCAATAAAGCAGCCATTGAGACCTATGCCGAAAACTTAAGCGACGGTGTTATTGCACCTATGTTTTATCTTCTTTTTTTTGGACTACCTGGTATTATTATCTATAAAACAATCAATACAATGGATTCGATGATTGGTTATAGAAATGAACGCTATGAAAAATTTGGAAAAATAGCTGCACGTCTTGATGATATAGCCAATTTCATCCCTGCCCGCATCACCGCTTTAGGGATTACTCTTTTATGTAAAAAAGGAGTAGATTTTAGCTATTTAAAATATGCAAAACTGCATGAAAGCCCCAATGCAGGTTTTCCAATCACAGCGATGGCTCTTTGTTTAAATGTGAAGCTTGGCGGAGATACATCCTATTTTGGTAAAGTAAAAAAGAAACCTTTCTTTGGAAATGGCAAGAGCGAAATCACACAAGAAGATATCAAAAAAATGCTCCATATCTCTGACTAA
- a CDS encoding ABC transporter permease, translated as MKSFVKYIGEKTINAINALNEILYFSFMCAVGMFLPSSYNPAMRTVLIKQIYFTAIEILPLFTILSIIFGTIVVGVVISVAVEYGLQEQMGSIIIKFVVEEFAPLFTALLISLRSSAAVNAEIAVMKVNKELNTLNEYKIDLVSYLFIPRIISGILSLTALTSLFAIIMLSAGYVFVFFYMHFDLYSYKMLLLNAIEIKDLLILLFKGIAFGFMTMLIPIYSGLNAFNSYTAIPIAVLKGMVRLFISIFVIEVLSLLVQFI; from the coding sequence ATGAAGAGTTTTGTAAAGTATATTGGCGAGAAAACAATTAATGCAATTAATGCATTAAATGAGATCTTATATTTTTCATTCATGTGTGCCGTAGGTATGTTTTTGCCTTCAAGTTATAATCCCGCAATGCGTACTGTTTTAATTAAACAGATCTATTTTACTGCTATTGAGATTCTGCCGCTTTTTACAATCCTTTCTATTATATTCGGGACGATTGTCGTTGGCGTTGTGATCTCTGTTGCCGTAGAGTATGGGCTTCAAGAACAGATGGGATCGATCATTATCAAGTTTGTAGTGGAGGAATTCGCACCATTATTTACTGCACTTTTAATCTCTTTGCGTTCTTCAGCTGCGGTCAATGCAGAAATAGCAGTGATGAAAGTAAATAAAGAGCTTAATACGCTGAATGAATATAAAATAGATCTGGTAAGTTATCTGTTTATTCCAAGAATCATTAGTGGTATTTTAAGCTTAACCGCATTGACTTCACTATTTGCTATTATTATGCTCTCAGCAGGGTATGTTTTTGTCTTTTTTTATATGCATTTTGATCTATATTCCTATAAGATGCTTTTACTTAATGCAATAGAAATAAAAGACCTGCTGATTTTGCTTTTTAAAGGGATAGCATTTGGGTTTATGACAATGCTTATCCCGATTTATAGTGGACTGAATGCATTTAACAGCTATACGGCTATTCCTATAGCTGTTTTAAAAGGGATGGTTAGATTGTTCATCTCTATTTTTGTTATTGAGGTGTTATCATTACTAGTTCAATTTATATAA
- a CDS encoding CsgG/HfaB family protein: MKSSLLLSITLALLFTGCATMEHQKTREVPTVSEPQVSKTLQAKQDEPKGLKRKVAIGRFTNETRYGNSFFVDQENDRIGKQAMDILSAKLFQTGKFIMLERADLSKIEQELQMGGTMELENAADYVILGSITEFGRKEVSDVGFFSRVKKQEAFAKVHIRIVDVSTGQIIYSEEGQGKAFSEAGTVMGVGDKAGYDAQLNDKAIDAAISDLASNIIENMLDKPWRGYILGYEDGSFITSGGASQNIKVGDIFDLFEEGKKVKNPQTNMYITLPGKKLGTLKITATLGDTPETEVSTAKLISGKIDSYIHSKEFSKLYIQAGAK; encoded by the coding sequence ATGAAAAGTTCTCTTTTGTTGAGCATCACTCTTGCTCTTCTTTTTACAGGCTGTGCCACAATGGAGCATCAAAAAACACGTGAAGTTCCCACAGTTTCTGAGCCACAAGTAAGTAAAACACTCCAAGCAAAACAGGATGAGCCAAAAGGTCTTAAACGTAAAGTTGCAATCGGAAGATTTACAAATGAAACGCGTTACGGAAACAGTTTTTTTGTCGATCAGGAAAATGACAGAATAGGGAAACAAGCTATGGATATTCTCTCTGCAAAACTGTTTCAAACAGGTAAATTCATTATGCTTGAACGTGCCGATCTATCAAAGATAGAACAAGAGCTTCAAATGGGTGGAACTATGGAGCTGGAAAATGCAGCAGATTATGTAATTCTCGGCTCTATTACTGAATTTGGAAGAAAAGAGGTAAGTGATGTAGGTTTCTTCAGTCGTGTCAAAAAACAGGAAGCTTTTGCAAAAGTACATATACGCATCGTTGACGTCAGCACAGGACAAATCATCTATTCTGAAGAGGGGCAAGGTAAAGCATTCAGCGAAGCGGGAACCGTTATGGGTGTGGGTGATAAAGCGGGATACGATGCGCAACTTAACGATAAAGCTATAGATGCTGCAATCTCTGATCTGGCATCGAACATTATTGAAAACATGTTAGACAAACCGTGGAGAGGCTATATACTAGGTTATGAAGACGGCTCTTTCATCACATCAGGCGGAGCAAGCCAAAATATCAAAGTAGGAGATATTTTTGATCTCTTTGAAGAGGGAAAAAAAGTAAAAAATCCTCAAACAAATATGTATATTACCCTACCTGGTAAAAAACTAGGAACTCTTAAGATTACTGCTACTTTAGGCGATACACCAGAGACTGAAGTCTCAACAGCAAAACTGATTAGCGGTAAAATAGACAGCTATATACATTCAAAAGAGTTTTCAAAACTCTACATACAAGCAGGAGCAAAATAA
- a CDS encoding DUF4810 domain-containing protein produces the protein MISIKTFFLIAGIVLLTGCASQPTALYNYDGYSESYYAYKKEPSKESLEKLIEVIEGDISNTDESISKRVPPGLYAELGYLYLKSNNKEKAITFFEKEKALYPESRKFMNALIRKVEVSEGGTK, from the coding sequence ATGATCTCTATAAAAACTTTCTTTCTTATTGCAGGAATTGTACTCTTGACAGGCTGTGCATCGCAACCTACGGCACTTTATAACTATGACGGTTATTCTGAGTCTTATTATGCATATAAAAAAGAGCCCTCTAAAGAATCACTTGAAAAACTTATTGAGGTTATTGAGGGAGATATCAGCAATACGGATGAAAGTATCTCAAAAAGAGTACCGCCTGGACTTTATGCAGAACTAGGGTATCTCTATTTAAAATCAAATAATAAAGAAAAAGCCATTACTTTTTTTGAAAAAGAAAAAGCCCTCTACCCAGAGTCTAGGAAATTTATGAATGCACTCATTAGAAAGGTAGAAGTTTCTGAAGGGGGGACAAAATGA
- a CDS encoding GNA1162 family protein, which produces MKTIILFISLMVTLFLSGCATKDIATKGSEFPKMYEEQPRSLLILPPMNESTDAEAKDYYMTTVEVPLAQMGYYVFPVEIVSDIMKQEGAYNTELLYNMPLDRFAEYFGADAVLFTKIKKWDLMYAVLAANLTVSIEAEIRSTSTSEQLWHYTGTVVVDLSGSSDSGGGLAGLIVKAVATAINSAAADYVRYARVANTRLMYALPVGPYHGRYMQDQNDQVMRQK; this is translated from the coding sequence ATGAAAACAATAATTTTATTTATATCGCTTATGGTAACTCTGTTTCTTAGCGGTTGTGCCACTAAAGATATAGCAACCAAGGGGAGTGAATTCCCAAAAATGTATGAGGAACAACCAAGGTCCCTGTTAATTCTTCCTCCTATGAATGAATCAACAGATGCAGAGGCAAAAGATTACTATATGACAACGGTTGAAGTGCCTTTAGCACAAATGGGATATTATGTATTTCCTGTTGAGATTGTTAGTGATATTATGAAACAAGAGGGTGCATACAACACAGAGCTTCTCTATAACATGCCTCTTGACAGATTTGCAGAGTACTTTGGGGCAGATGCCGTACTGTTTACAAAAATAAAGAAATGGGATTTGATGTACGCTGTTCTCGCTGCAAATCTAACAGTTTCTATCGAAGCAGAGATCAGATCAACAAGCACATCGGAGCAACTGTGGCACTATACAGGTACAGTAGTCGTAGATCTTTCAGGAAGCAGTGATAGCGGTGGCGGACTTGCAGGACTCATAGTAAAGGCAGTAGCGACCGCCATAAATTCAGCTGCAGCAGATTATGTCAGATATGCACGCGTTGCAAACACGAGATTAATGTATGCTTTGCCTGTTGGACCGTACCATGGACGTTATATGCAGGATCAAAATGATCAAGTAATGAGGCAAAAATAG
- a CDS encoding DUF3015 family protein, with protein sequence MKKVLVSTVAALAIASTAFAGVNNQTGCGLGSVIIKDDSSAVLLALQATTNGTSGNQTFGITSGTLGCKKTKFVMNDRAEEFVASNMDTLAKEIAAGHGESVDTLAELLDVQDKDAFASALQANYNKIYTSQNVEMNEVLDNISETSM encoded by the coding sequence ATGAAAAAGGTTTTAGTAAGTACAGTAGCGGCATTAGCTATTGCATCAACAGCGTTCGCAGGTGTAAACAACCAAACAGGTTGTGGTCTTGGTTCAGTAATTATTAAAGATGATTCATCTGCGGTTTTATTAGCTTTACAAGCTACAACAAATGGTACTTCTGGTAACCAAACTTTTGGTATTACTTCAGGAACTCTTGGTTGTAAAAAAACTAAGTTTGTTATGAACGACAGAGCTGAAGAGTTTGTTGCATCAAACATGGATACTTTAGCAAAAGAGATTGCAGCTGGTCACGGTGAATCTGTGGACACATTAGCTGAACTTTTAGATGTTCAAGATAAAGATGCTTTCGCTAGCGCTCTTCAAGCTAACTACAATAAAATCTACACTTCTCAAAACGTAGAAATGAATGAAGTATTAGACAACATTTCTGAAACTTCAATGTAA